The Erpetoichthys calabaricus chromosome 13, fErpCal1.3, whole genome shotgun sequence genome has a window encoding:
- the sdhaf3 gene encoding succinate dehydrogenase assembly factor 3, mitochondrial isoform X2, which yields MGDFGNDYPTSRRVFLVWLKVVKGFFFTKIYKDTLQNQVTEILRNKPNGIQFGVNLTDAQLNQFQEEQIGQLHQLMTESTKPCQQFNIQDSPDHK from the exons actttggcaatgattaTCCTACTTCCCGGAGAGTGTTTTTGGTTTGGCTAAAGGTCGTGAAggggtttttcttcaccaag ataTATAAGGACACACTTCAAAATCAGGTGACAGAGATTTTGAGAAATAAGCCAAATGGAATTCAATTTGGAGTGAACCTTACAGACGCACAGTTAAACCAGTTTCAAGAAGAACAGATTGGGCAATTGCATCAGCTGATGACAGAATCAACTAAACCTTGTCAACAGTTTAATATTCAGGACAGTCCTGATCACAAGTGA